In the Candidatus Baltobacteraceae bacterium genome, one interval contains:
- a CDS encoding LCP family protein, producing MGKHLAPPPVSSDPDPFEPSRPSRQKGHLRVVPIAALGVLFFLCIAVGFLALRAKAHHRTLQQEIVNIFIPPPEQIFAKDRISLLVLGIDYNYTERDMHYSNGARSDTIFVTTLDFPTRGVSMLSIPRDMEATLPNGEVDKINAAYGEGGAREADQVIGGFLGIPRTSSGHYFDRYIVLRVDASKDLINAIGGVDVDVMNSNAITHSGPNGPLDYDDNWGHLHIHLKPGMQHLNGDQAVGYVRFRHDWCSDPCRILRQQQVMRTIVDKLKRDKFNDVAHVRDLLGVAKRDIETNLSFDEELSLATAFSQVEQAGIKTGQLAYTGDKEVAAGDVLIPDPAKDQKMIQDLIMGPLGAPPTIPPTVVSNIKPSDLAIDVLNGSGIPGMAKQFASLLRTKGYNVGKVGNAETFGHAQTQILEHSRIFGAGARVRSDVAIIPGLVVSADPAPAPSTGWKSDVTVIVGKDFADAIAARPAAR from the coding sequence TTGGGTAAGCATCTCGCACCGCCGCCGGTTTCTAGCGATCCCGATCCTTTCGAGCCCTCTCGTCCAAGCCGCCAGAAGGGCCACTTGCGCGTCGTTCCGATCGCCGCGCTCGGTGTGCTGTTCTTCTTGTGCATCGCCGTCGGCTTTTTGGCGTTGCGCGCGAAAGCACACCACCGCACGCTGCAGCAAGAGATCGTCAACATCTTCATCCCGCCGCCGGAGCAGATCTTCGCGAAAGACCGCATCTCGCTTCTAGTCTTGGGAATCGACTACAACTACACCGAGCGCGACATGCATTATTCGAACGGCGCGCGCAGCGACACGATCTTCGTAACGACGCTTGATTTTCCGACGCGCGGCGTTTCGATGCTCTCGATTCCGCGCGACATGGAAGCCACGCTGCCGAATGGTGAGGTGGACAAGATCAACGCGGCCTACGGGGAGGGCGGTGCGCGTGAAGCCGATCAAGTCATTGGTGGATTCCTTGGCATCCCGAGGACGTCGAGCGGGCACTATTTCGACCGGTACATCGTCTTGCGCGTCGACGCGTCAAAGGATCTTATCAACGCGATTGGCGGTGTCGATGTCGACGTCATGAATTCAAACGCCATTACGCACTCAGGGCCGAACGGTCCGCTCGACTACGACGACAATTGGGGTCACTTGCACATTCATCTGAAGCCGGGAATGCAGCACCTCAACGGCGATCAAGCCGTCGGCTACGTGCGCTTCCGGCACGACTGGTGCAGCGATCCGTGCCGCATCTTACGTCAACAGCAAGTCATGCGCACGATCGTCGACAAACTCAAACGCGACAAGTTCAACGATGTCGCGCACGTTCGCGATCTGCTCGGGGTTGCCAAGCGCGACATCGAGACGAATCTCTCCTTCGATGAAGAGCTGAGCCTCGCGACCGCGTTCTCACAAGTCGAACAAGCTGGGATAAAAACGGGACAGCTCGCGTACACGGGCGACAAGGAAGTTGCGGCGGGAGACGTCTTGATCCCCGATCCCGCAAAGGATCAGAAGATGATTCAAGACCTGATCATGGGACCGCTGGGCGCTCCGCCCACGATTCCACCGACGGTTGTCAGCAACATCAAGCCATCCGATCTCGCGATCGACGTCCTCAATGGCAGCGGCATACCAGGCATGGCAAAGCAATTCGCAAGCTTGCTCCGCACGAAGGGCTACAATGTCGGCAAGGTCGGCAACGCCGAGACCTTCGGTCATGCACAGACGCAGATATTGGAACACTCACGGATCTTTGGAGCCGGTGCGCGTGTCCGCAGCGACGTGGCGATCATCCCGGGTCTGGTCGTGAGCGCCGATCCGGCGCCCGCCCCCTCGACGGGTTGGAAAAGTGACGTAACGGTCATTGTCGGGAAAGACTTCGCCGATGCCATCGCAGCCCGACCCGCCGCTCGGTAG
- the secA gene encoding preprotein translocase subunit SecA, protein MAFLKTIFDANEREISRLRRTADRVNAFEPAISALSDESLAAKTPEFRERFAGGATLDDLLPEAFAVVREAAKRTLGMRHFDVQLMGGQVLHEGKVAEMKTGEGKTLVATLPVYLNALAGKGVHLVTVNDYLAKRDAAWMAPIYEFLGLTVGVIQHDLQPPERRAAYNSDVTYVTNNEVGFDYLRDNMAWQLEDMVQRELSFAIVDEVDSILIDEARTPLIISGQGHDATELYAKFAQIVPRLKKEEDFTVDEKAHAAPITEAGVAKVEKMLGIGNLYDQRNIELAHQLNAALKAWNLFHKEQQYIVKDGEVIIVDEFTGRLMTGRRYSDGIHQAIEAKEGLKVRSEDQTLATITFQNYFRLYDKLAGMTGTAKTEEREFGEIYGLSVVAIPTNRDVQRDDLGDIIYKSEDAKFAAVVEEIVAEHTKGRPVLVGTRSIEKSERLAAMLRRKGTECNVLNAKYHEQEAQIIKDAGIRGAVTIATNMAGRGVDIKLGEGIADIGGLHIIGTERHESRRIDNQLRGRAGRQGDPGSTRFYVALEDEIMRLFGAERIQSVMKMVGFSDETPIEAKMISRSIERAQSKVENHNYEIRKSVLEYDDVMNKQREIIYGERRKILQGESMRPFMLQTLHDKIASGIDEHASAERHPSEWQLGAILDEIEPIFPVKGHISLEDIEKLDRDEMKRRLIAIGEELYEAKEAEVTPDIMRFVESRYIMLPIIDRMWVDHLYVMDTLKSGIGLRGYGQKDPRVEYEKEAYEIFEDLKNNIADEAIKTVFHIQIERQEAPAPEPQLVAPGPAFEAVPSGQLLPQAALPAAPLDDRALEQMLGPVPGKPAKAQLHTNRDGEEPAKPTQRANDKVGRNELCPCGSGKKFKRCHGAAA, encoded by the coding sequence ATGGCCTTTCTGAAGACGATTTTTGACGCCAACGAGCGTGAGATTTCGCGTTTGCGACGCACCGCGGACCGCGTAAACGCATTCGAGCCGGCGATTTCGGCACTTTCCGACGAGTCGCTCGCGGCCAAGACGCCCGAATTTCGGGAACGCTTTGCCGGCGGTGCGACGCTCGATGATCTCCTGCCCGAAGCCTTTGCAGTCGTGCGCGAAGCCGCAAAACGCACACTCGGCATGCGGCACTTCGACGTGCAGCTGATGGGCGGCCAAGTCTTGCACGAAGGTAAGGTCGCGGAGATGAAAACCGGCGAGGGTAAGACGCTCGTCGCGACGCTCCCGGTGTACTTGAACGCGCTCGCCGGGAAAGGCGTCCATCTCGTCACCGTCAACGACTATTTGGCGAAACGCGACGCAGCGTGGATGGCGCCGATCTATGAATTCTTGGGCTTGACCGTCGGCGTGATCCAACACGATCTGCAACCTCCCGAGCGGCGCGCAGCCTACAATTCCGACGTCACCTACGTCACGAACAATGAAGTCGGCTTCGACTATCTGCGCGACAATATGGCGTGGCAGCTTGAAGACATGGTGCAGCGCGAGCTTAGCTTTGCGATCGTCGACGAAGTCGACTCAATTCTCATCGATGAAGCCCGCACGCCGCTCATCATCAGCGGTCAAGGACACGACGCGACCGAGTTATATGCGAAATTTGCGCAGATCGTCCCGCGTCTGAAGAAAGAAGAAGACTTCACGGTTGATGAGAAGGCGCACGCCGCTCCAATCACAGAAGCCGGCGTCGCCAAAGTCGAGAAGATGCTGGGGATCGGGAATCTCTACGATCAGCGCAACATCGAGCTCGCGCACCAGCTGAATGCCGCGCTCAAGGCGTGGAATCTCTTCCACAAAGAGCAGCAGTACATCGTCAAGGACGGTGAGGTAATCATCGTCGACGAGTTCACGGGGCGTCTGATGACGGGCCGCCGTTACTCGGACGGTATCCACCAAGCGATCGAAGCCAAAGAAGGCTTGAAAGTTCGCAGCGAAGACCAGACACTGGCGACGATCACGTTCCAGAACTACTTCAGACTTTACGACAAGCTCGCCGGCATGACCGGTACGGCCAAGACCGAGGAGCGCGAGTTCGGTGAGATCTACGGTCTCTCGGTCGTTGCGATTCCAACCAATCGTGACGTGCAACGCGACGATCTCGGCGACATCATCTACAAGAGCGAGGACGCAAAGTTCGCGGCGGTCGTCGAAGAAATCGTCGCGGAGCACACCAAGGGGCGTCCAGTTCTCGTCGGGACGCGTTCGATCGAAAAATCAGAGCGCTTGGCCGCGATGCTTCGCCGCAAAGGCACCGAGTGCAACGTTCTCAACGCGAAGTACCACGAGCAGGAAGCGCAGATCATCAAAGATGCGGGTATTCGCGGCGCGGTCACGATTGCGACCAATATGGCCGGTCGCGGCGTCGACATCAAGCTGGGTGAAGGCATCGCAGACATCGGCGGTCTGCACATCATCGGGACCGAGCGGCACGAGTCGCGCCGGATCGACAACCAACTGCGCGGACGCGCGGGCCGTCAAGGCGACCCCGGCTCGACGCGCTTCTACGTCGCGCTCGAAGACGAGATCATGCGGCTGTTCGGTGCCGAGCGCATTCAGAGCGTGATGAAGATGGTTGGCTTTAGCGATGAGACGCCGATTGAAGCGAAGATGATTTCGCGTTCTATCGAGCGTGCGCAGAGCAAAGTTGAGAACCACAATTACGAGATCCGCAAATCGGTTCTCGAATACGACGACGTCATGAACAAACAGCGCGAGATCATCTACGGCGAGCGCCGTAAGATCTTGCAAGGCGAGTCGATGCGCCCGTTCATGCTGCAGACGCTGCACGACAAGATCGCTTCCGGGATCGACGAGCACGCGTCGGCGGAACGGCACCCGAGCGAATGGCAGCTGGGCGCGATTCTGGATGAGATCGAGCCGATTTTCCCGGTCAAGGGCCACATATCGCTCGAAGACATCGAGAAGCTCGATCGGGATGAGATGAAGAGGCGCCTTATCGCGATCGGCGAGGAGCTGTACGAAGCTAAAGAAGCCGAAGTAACACCCGACATCATGCGCTTCGTTGAGTCGCGCTACATCATGCTGCCGATTATCGACCGCATGTGGGTCGATCATCTCTACGTGATGGACACGCTCAAGAGCGGTATCGGTTTGCGCGGTTACGGTCAAAAAGATCCGCGCGTCGAATACGAAAAAGAAGCCTACGAGATATTCGAAGATCTCAAGAACAACATCGCCGACGAAGCGATCAAGACCGTCTTCCACATTCAGATCGAGCGCCAAGAAGCGCCGGCGCCCGAGCCGCAGCTCGTTGCGCCGGGGCCGGCATTCGAAGCCGTTCCGTCGGGACAGTTGCTTCCGCAAGCCGCGCTGCCCGCAGCGCCGCTCGACGATCGGGCGCTCGAACAGATGTTGGGGCCGGTTCCGGGCAAGCCCGCGAAAGCACAGCTTCACACGAATCGCGACGGTGAAGAACCGGCCAAACCGACGCAGCGCGCGAACGACAAGGTTGGACGCAACGAGCTCTGCCCGTGCGGCTCAGGCAAAAAATTTAAGAGGTGCCACGGCGCCGCCGCCTAG
- the prfB gene encoding peptide chain release factor 2, with amino-acid sequence MTRNWQRLDAFASVWRRSGSVFDDAGKRRKLSELENRSRAEDFWTDSQTAQGVMKELAELREETDTFTRVETLLDEAEETLEILGDEKGASDEAESGIAQAEVRLDELEMAANFDREFDAHNAIVSINSGAGGVDAADWAEMLARMYMRWAERKEFSVNVTDASAAEEAGLKSITFFVRGRNAYGMLESERGVHRLVRISPFDQQHRRHTSFASVDVIPEIASGEDAGIEIKPDDLRIETFKSGGAGGQYVNKTESAIRIIHIPTGLIVASQQERSQMQNRDVAMNILRAKLVQRDYEERQALLDGMRGERRANEWGSQIRSYVLQPYSLVKDHRTNVETGNTQAVLDGEIDVFIWPYLQQRPRLARA; translated from the coding sequence GTGACGCGCAACTGGCAGCGATTGGACGCCTTCGCGAGCGTTTGGAGACGCTCCGGGAGCGTCTTTGACGACGCCGGAAAACGGCGGAAGCTAAGCGAGCTCGAGAACCGCTCGCGCGCGGAAGACTTCTGGACTGACTCGCAGACGGCGCAGGGTGTCATGAAAGAGCTGGCCGAGTTGCGCGAAGAGACCGATACGTTCACGCGTGTCGAGACGCTGCTGGATGAGGCAGAAGAGACGCTCGAGATCCTCGGCGACGAAAAAGGTGCATCCGACGAGGCGGAGAGCGGAATCGCGCAAGCCGAGGTTAGGCTCGACGAACTCGAAATGGCGGCGAATTTCGACCGCGAGTTCGACGCGCACAACGCGATCGTCTCGATCAATTCGGGCGCCGGTGGTGTGGACGCGGCGGATTGGGCCGAGATGCTGGCGCGGATGTACATGCGGTGGGCCGAGCGCAAAGAGTTTTCGGTGAACGTTACCGACGCATCCGCGGCGGAAGAAGCCGGGCTTAAGTCGATTACGTTCTTCGTGCGCGGAAGGAACGCGTACGGAATGCTCGAGAGCGAGCGCGGCGTGCATCGGCTCGTGCGCATCTCTCCCTTCGACCAGCAACACCGCCGTCATACGTCGTTTGCCTCCGTGGACGTCATCCCGGAGATCGCGAGCGGAGAAGACGCAGGAATCGAGATCAAGCCGGACGACCTGCGCATCGAGACCTTCAAATCCGGTGGCGCCGGCGGCCAGTACGTCAACAAGACCGAATCGGCAATTCGCATCATCCACATTCCTACCGGCCTTATCGTCGCGTCACAGCAAGAGCGCTCGCAAATGCAGAACCGCGACGTCGCCATGAACATCCTGCGCGCCAAGCTGGTGCAGCGCGACTATGAGGAACGGCAAGCGTTACTCGATGGGATGCGTGGTGAGCGCCGCGCGAATGAATGGGGCTCGCAAATCCGGTCGTACGTTCTGCAGCCGTATTCGCTGGTAAAGGATCATCGCACAAACGTCGAGACCGGCAACACGCAAGCCGTTCTCGACGGCGAGATCGATGTTTTCATCTGGCCCTATTTGCAGCAGCGTCCCCGTCTCGCGCGCGCATGA
- a CDS encoding glycosyltransferase family 2 protein, whose product MSRIDVIVVCWNDRDNITKALDSVFELDEVKSDLSFAHVVVSDNGSTDGSREFIRERYGDRVQIIENGGNLGFAAACNRAFERTSSPYAYLLNPDAELKTGALREIVAFMDVHPRCGIAGSRIYNLDGTIQRDAVGEFDTWAGAFLRSSAWGEWPMFRRYANGASLRDWDFAQERRVDIAIGAALAIRRTLLDAIGLFDERFFLYHEEVDFAKRAALAGWETWYVPQSEAVHEGRASARGAYSVDARKQRSRRAYWLKHHGPVWYGTLVAALVGRYALYIGAAGAVALVAKRVLR is encoded by the coding sequence ATGAGCAGAATCGACGTTATCGTCGTCTGCTGGAACGATCGCGACAACATCACAAAGGCGCTGGACTCGGTCTTCGAGCTCGATGAAGTAAAGAGCGATCTTTCGTTCGCGCATGTCGTCGTCTCTGACAACGGCTCGACCGACGGCTCGCGCGAGTTCATTCGGGAACGCTACGGCGACCGCGTCCAGATCATCGAGAACGGCGGGAACCTTGGCTTCGCTGCGGCCTGCAATCGCGCGTTCGAGCGGACGTCGTCGCCGTATGCATATTTACTGAACCCGGATGCCGAGCTAAAAACCGGTGCGCTGCGCGAGATCGTTGCGTTCATGGACGTGCATCCGCGCTGCGGCATCGCGGGCTCGCGGATCTATAATCTCGACGGCACGATTCAGCGCGACGCGGTCGGTGAATTCGATACTTGGGCCGGGGCATTTCTGCGCTCGAGCGCTTGGGGCGAGTGGCCGATGTTCCGCCGGTACGCCAACGGTGCATCGCTGCGCGACTGGGATTTCGCGCAAGAGCGGCGCGTCGATATCGCGATTGGCGCGGCGCTGGCGATTCGGCGTACACTTTTGGATGCAATCGGACTCTTCGACGAGCGTTTCTTTCTTTATCACGAGGAAGTTGATTTTGCGAAACGCGCTGCCCTGGCCGGTTGGGAGACGTGGTACGTTCCGCAAAGCGAGGCTGTGCACGAAGGCCGGGCGAGCGCACGTGGCGCGTACAGCGTCGATGCACGTAAGCAGCGTTCGCGCCGCGCATATTGGCTCAAGCACCACGGTCCCGTCTGGTACGGGACGCTCGTCGCGGCGCTCGTCGGTCGCTACGCTCTTTACATCGGGGCGGCCGGTGCCGTGGCGCTGGTGGCGAAACGAGTCTTGCGATGA
- a CDS encoding heavy metal-binding domain-containing protein, protein MIAPENVVTFERIDGFKVLKSLGYAYGQASRPKNLLRATFRSIGAFIGLAPIEYLTDAERARAESLNALIARANTLGANGILGLQFQVAEQSDGSTRVVAFGEAVILDPEPGKMGSAVA, encoded by the coding sequence ATGATCGCCCCCGAGAACGTCGTGACCTTTGAGCGAATTGACGGCTTCAAAGTCCTCAAGTCGCTTGGTTACGCGTACGGACAGGCGAGTCGTCCGAAGAATCTGTTGCGCGCGACCTTTCGCAGCATCGGCGCATTTATCGGTCTCGCGCCGATCGAGTATCTCACGGATGCGGAGCGTGCGCGCGCCGAATCACTGAACGCGCTGATTGCGCGTGCGAACACGCTGGGTGCGAACGGCATCTTGGGACTGCAGTTTCAGGTCGCGGAGCAATCGGACGGCTCGACGCGCGTCGTGGCATTCGGTGAAGCGGTCATTCTCGATCCGGAGCCGGGCAAGATGGGATCCGCCGTCGCATGA
- a CDS encoding uracil-DNA glycosylase, which yields MSLEERAKREKALSRAASVVASCRKCEIGYTRTNIAYGEGDPCARLMLIGEGPGETEDKLGRPFVGRAGELLDRMLAAIGLAREEVFICNTVKCRPTLDDGNRLRNRAPTPDEMRNCRPYLDQQIEIIKPEMILCLGAPSAKSFLGERFSITKQRGIWYDGPNGIPLIATFHPAYVLRMTGGKEMTEVKRLVWSDLKQIRARLDEPKPKTEPEVIQEALF from the coding sequence ATGAGCCTCGAAGAGCGCGCAAAACGCGAGAAGGCGCTTTCGCGCGCGGCGTCAGTCGTTGCGTCGTGCCGCAAGTGCGAGATCGGGTACACGCGCACCAATATCGCATACGGTGAAGGCGATCCATGCGCACGCTTGATGTTAATCGGCGAGGGCCCGGGCGAAACGGAAGATAAGCTCGGCCGGCCGTTCGTTGGGCGCGCCGGCGAATTGCTTGACCGCATGCTCGCCGCGATCGGACTTGCGCGCGAGGAAGTGTTCATCTGCAACACGGTTAAGTGCCGCCCGACGCTCGATGACGGCAATCGCTTGCGCAACCGCGCACCGACGCCGGACGAGATGCGCAACTGCCGTCCCTATCTCGACCAACAGATCGAGATCATCAAGCCGGAAATGATCCTGTGCCTCGGAGCGCCGTCCGCGAAATCGTTTTTAGGAGAGCGCTTCTCGATAACCAAGCAGCGTGGCATCTGGTACGATGGGCCGAACGGCATCCCTCTGATCGCGACCTTCCACCCTGCGTACGTCTTACGCATGACGGGCGGGAAAGAGATGACCGAAGTCAAGCGCTTGGTATGGTCGGATTTGAAACAAATTCGGGCTCGACTCGACGAACCGAAACCAAAGACCGAGCCTGAGGTGATACAAGAAGCGTTATTCTGA
- the rlmN gene encoding 23S rRNA (adenine(2503)-C(2))-methyltransferase RlmN, producing the protein MSTAQEIWFDEKARRGGFASGSALLSALDLRKYRLEQIYRAATKELARDLDAVTTLPKELRAKLSERGFAFDSVAPTVVQRSNDKQTTKGLFRLVDGSEVEAVLMEHHGERSTVCISSQAGCAYACRFCATGQGGFTRNLEATEIFDQARYFARELARRDKKITNVVFMGMGEPFANYDAVMDAVRLLHDPKGFGLGHRHITISTVGLVPQIDKFASEGIQVNLAISLHAPNDELRGRLMPVNRRYPIAELMAACARYMKATHRKIFFEYVMLDGQNDTDACAKELAQLMRGPLYHVNLIPYNATSAELSGSSDAKVRAFQRRLEDNGAIATVRVPMGRDIAAACGQLKAEKNAPQE; encoded by the coding sequence ATGAGTACCGCACAGGAAATCTGGTTTGACGAAAAAGCACGCCGCGGCGGATTTGCCAGCGGCTCCGCTTTGCTTTCCGCGCTCGATTTGCGCAAATACCGGCTCGAGCAAATCTATCGTGCCGCGACAAAAGAGCTGGCGCGCGATCTCGATGCGGTAACGACGCTCCCCAAGGAGCTTCGCGCAAAACTCAGCGAGCGCGGCTTTGCTTTTGATTCGGTCGCGCCGACGGTCGTCCAGCGCTCGAACGACAAGCAAACGACGAAGGGCCTGTTTCGTCTTGTCGATGGCTCGGAAGTCGAAGCCGTCCTGATGGAACACCACGGCGAGCGCAGCACGGTGTGCATCTCGAGCCAAGCCGGCTGCGCATATGCGTGCCGGTTTTGCGCGACCGGTCAAGGCGGATTTACGCGGAATCTCGAGGCGACCGAGATCTTCGACCAGGCGCGTTATTTCGCGCGCGAGCTGGCGCGTCGCGACAAGAAGATAACGAACGTCGTTTTCATGGGGATGGGCGAGCCGTTTGCCAACTACGACGCCGTCATGGACGCGGTGCGCCTGCTGCACGATCCGAAAGGTTTTGGCCTCGGACACCGGCACATCACGATCTCGACGGTCGGCCTCGTTCCGCAAATCGACAAGTTTGCAAGCGAAGGGATTCAGGTCAATCTCGCAATCTCGCTGCACGCACCGAACGACGAGCTGCGCGGTCGGCTGATGCCGGTTAATCGGCGTTACCCGATCGCCGAGCTGATGGCGGCCTGCGCTCGCTATATGAAGGCAACGCACCGCAAGATTTTCTTCGAGTACGTCATGCTGGATGGGCAAAACGATACCGATGCATGCGCGAAAGAGCTAGCCCAGTTAATGCGCGGTCCCCTCTACCACGTCAATTTGATCCCGTACAACGCAACCAGCGCCGAGTTAAGCGGCAGCAGCGACGCGAAGGTGCGTGCGTTTCAGAGGAGGCTCGAAGATAACGGCGCCATCGCGACGGTGCGTGTTCCGATGGGGCGCGATATCGCAGCCGCCTGCGGGCAACTCAAAGCGGAGAAGAACGCACCTCAGGAATGA
- a CDS encoding glycine--tRNA ligase, giving the protein MDEIAALAKRRGFIFQSSEIYGGIGGFFDYGPLGAVLKRNVKDAWWHEIVEMRDDVVAFDSSIIMHPDTWVASGHVAAFHDKLVDCKNCKHRFRADHLKTLEQCPDCGMRGTLTEPRNFNLMMKTQVGPMEDSAAVAYLRPETAQGMFVNFKNIYQSSRKKPPFGIAQIGKSFRNEITPGNFTFRVREFEQAELEFFVPHDGRDMEWFKEWVDARKKWYSDYGIKAERLRFYELTPQERPHYAVAGIDVEYLFPWGWGELESIAHRGTYDLDAHIKLSGKDLTYFDEATKQKYVPILIESSAGMDRTTLTMLVDAYDKETITDESGKESTRTVLRFHPKIAPVQVGVFPLARNKPELVDRAQTIERALRPHFRSQYDEGNVGQLYRRQDEIGTPFCIMIDYQTLADDTVTIRHRDSMRQDRVAVAQIASFLAERIG; this is encoded by the coding sequence ATGGACGAAATAGCGGCGCTGGCAAAGCGCCGTGGTTTTATCTTTCAGTCGAGTGAGATTTACGGCGGGATCGGCGGCTTTTTCGACTACGGTCCGCTCGGCGCGGTTCTGAAGCGAAATGTCAAAGATGCGTGGTGGCATGAGATTGTCGAGATGCGCGATGATGTCGTCGCCTTCGATTCGTCGATCATCATGCATCCCGATACGTGGGTAGCGTCCGGCCATGTCGCGGCGTTTCACGACAAGCTCGTCGACTGCAAGAACTGCAAGCACCGTTTTCGCGCAGATCATCTGAAGACGCTGGAGCAATGCCCCGATTGCGGTATGCGCGGAACGCTGACCGAACCGCGCAACTTCAACCTTATGATGAAGACGCAAGTCGGCCCGATGGAAGATAGCGCTGCGGTTGCATATTTGCGGCCGGAGACAGCTCAGGGCATGTTCGTCAATTTCAAGAACATCTATCAGAGCTCGCGCAAAAAGCCGCCGTTCGGCATCGCTCAGATCGGCAAATCATTCCGCAACGAGATCACGCCGGGAAACTTCACCTTCCGGGTGCGCGAGTTCGAACAAGCCGAGCTCGAGTTTTTCGTCCCGCATGATGGACGCGACATGGAATGGTTCAAAGAATGGGTCGACGCGCGCAAGAAATGGTATTCTGACTACGGCATCAAGGCGGAGCGTCTGCGCTTCTACGAGCTTACGCCTCAGGAGCGTCCGCATTACGCCGTCGCGGGAATCGACGTCGAGTATCTGTTCCCGTGGGGTTGGGGCGAGCTCGAATCGATCGCGCATCGGGGAACGTACGATCTTGACGCGCACATTAAACTCTCGGGCAAAGATCTGACCTACTTCGACGAGGCGACGAAGCAGAAGTACGTCCCGATTCTCATCGAGAGTTCGGCGGGAATGGATCGTACGACGCTTACCATGCTGGTTGATGCGTACGACAAAGAGACGATCACGGACGAGAGCGGAAAGGAAAGCACGCGCACCGTGTTACGGTTCCACCCGAAGATCGCGCCCGTGCAAGTTGGAGTGTTTCCGCTCGCGCGCAACAAGCCTGAGCTGGTCGACCGCGCGCAGACGATCGAACGCGCGCTACGTCCGCATTTTCGCAGTCAATATGATGAAGGCAACGTCGGCCAACTCTATCGCCGGCAAGACGAGATCGGCACGCCGTTCTGCATCATGATCGATTATCAGACGCTTGCCGACGACACGGTGACGATTCGTCACCGCGATTCGATGCGACAAGACCGCGTTGCAGTTGCGCAAATTGCTTCGTTTCTCGCCGAGCGAATTGGCTAA
- a CDS encoding SDR family oxidoreductase — translation MSDLSGRVAVVVGASSGIGLATARQFYDAGATVHAVARRKTELQENDRFHAHTFDLADSAAVERGMAAILKTGPIDVLVYAAGHNIPNRRLAETSLEDWNTVIQVNLNAAFQTLKALLPSLRERHGTAIFISSNSAAWPNLSGTAYQASKTGLFGLTRSAAYEEHQNGVRISVILPGVVDTPFLARRANPPGAEKRVNMLQADDVASACLFLAALPERAYVPEMVLLPTYLQAPGKGDGAHK, via the coding sequence GTGAGTGATTTATCCGGACGTGTTGCCGTTGTGGTCGGCGCGAGCAGTGGGATTGGGCTTGCAACGGCTCGACAATTCTACGACGCGGGAGCGACGGTGCACGCAGTCGCACGCCGCAAAACAGAACTTCAGGAAAACGATCGATTTCACGCTCATACATTCGACCTCGCGGACTCCGCGGCGGTCGAACGCGGAATGGCGGCCATCCTGAAAACGGGTCCGATCGACGTGCTCGTGTATGCCGCGGGTCATAACATCCCGAACCGGCGACTTGCGGAGACCTCGCTCGAGGATTGGAATACCGTCATCCAAGTGAATCTCAACGCCGCATTTCAAACGTTGAAAGCCTTGCTTCCGTCACTCCGCGAGCGACACGGAACGGCAATATTCATCTCGAGCAACTCGGCGGCGTGGCCGAATCTCTCCGGGACCGCATACCAGGCTTCGAAGACCGGGCTCTTCGGCCTAACGCGCTCCGCGGCGTACGAAGAGCATCAAAACGGCGTTCGAATTTCGGTCATCTTGCCGGGCGTCGTCGACACTCCGTTTCTTGCGCGCCGCGCGAATCCGCCGGGCGCAGAAAAGCGCGTAAACATGCTTCAGGCCGACGATGTCGCATCGGCCTGTTTGTTTCTCGCGGCTCTACCCGAACGCGCCTATGTTCCCGAGATGGTGCTGTTGCCGACCTATCTCCAAGCACCCGGAAAAGGCGACGGAGCGCACAAGTAG